CGAAAACAATCCTAAGTGGCAAGGGGGTATGGTTTCGGCACGATTTACATCTGAAGGACCGATCGGTGTAGGCTCCACTTATGAGCAGGTAGCTAAATTTCTTGGTAAAGAAATTACAACCACGTTCAAGGTTGTCGAATACGAAGAAAACCGGAAGATCAAAATTGAAAGTATTAAGAGTACATTTCCGATTACTGTCACGCGGACTGTTGAACCCCATAAAGAAGGAACGCTTGTATCCGCAATTGTTGAAGGTGATGCCAGTAAAACGTTTAAAGTTGCACAGCCACTTATGAAACTGATGGTTAAGAAA
This Pseudalkalibacillus berkeleyi DNA region includes the following protein-coding sequences:
- a CDS encoding SRPBCC family protein, with protein sequence MIKINVSNTIHAPHDRVFSYISNFENNPKWQGGMVSARFTSEGPIGVGSTYEQVAKFLGKEITTTFKVVEYEENRKIKIESIKSTFPITVTRTVEPHKEGTLVSAIVEGDASKTFKVAQPLMKLMVKKSVKSDYKNLKKQLESA